CTTTAAACTCGCACGTGGCATCTCGATCAAATAATATCTACAAAAACCAAAATCGATTAATCCGTtttggagctacgatgccataaaggttaggttaggttatattggttgtccacgaaggacacatttagactatagagcccagTGTGAGAccacttagactatagagcccattttaCTTTGACGGCATAAAACAATCGTGGAAAATACGTTAATCGACGAAGTCGATTTTCCTTATTTGCCATCGAGCCGGTTATTAACTTTCTTGATTACTACTAGTGATACTGATAAAGGCCGCACAAATTAATCATAGAAATTTGGTTTATTATGgattatttaaagttattatttttgatacaaataaacaGACTTAATAAGTTTacacgaaattttaaaaataaattacctactttaaatttgtgaaaaaataaagttgtttaaaaatcattaattttttttagataacacGGTCTTATTATCAGTTCCGTAtaaatttaagcaaaaataaaaacttactacCTTTTGAACTTAAAACTGAAATTAGAATCCATAAAAATGtcaacaataaaatatcaaaaaatcgatCCCAACAATTCAAATGATCCGatcgataaaaaattgtataaatatcttATTAATGACTTTCGTAAAGGATATATTGAGGTAACTGACAAAAAGTATGTTTTCACACAATATTATACTGAGTTcatcgaaaaaattgaaaattttgaagtgTACGACACAGATATATTCGTGATGTCACATCCGAAAACAGGAACTACTTGGACACAAGAAATGGTCTGGTGTATTGGAAATAATTTAGACGTAAGTGATGAATATCTTTACTTACGTTTTCCTTGGTTAGAAGGCACAACACAGTTTGATTTACGCGATGCTTCAAATGCATTACCATCAttcttttataatgaatttttcacgAATTCGTTGGAATATGTTAGAAAAAAACCACATCCAAGGTTTATTAAAACACAACTACCATGGGACTTGTTACCAAGACAAATCAGAACTGGGGAACGAaagccaaaaattatttacgtttATCGAAATCCAAAAGATACATGCGTGTCGTTTTATCATCATTATGTAAATATCAAAAGTTTTGGAGGAGATTTCAACGATTTTGTggagttatttttaaatggtcGCTATTCGTTCGGCCCATATCCTGCACAAATTTTAAGTGTTTTCCAAGAAAAACATCGTAATAATgtgttaatattaaagtatgaAGAAATGAAGAGAGATTTAAATGCAGTGATACAAgaagtttgtaaatttttgaataagaaTTATAGTGAAGCTGATTTAGTTAAATTACAGAAACATTTATCATTCGAAGCAATGAAAACGAACAAAGCTGtgaattttgacttactttttgGAGAAGGAAAATTCATGCGAGCTGGCATTGTTGGTAGTTATAAAGTACCCATGTCACCTCATGTTGAAGAACTTTTTGATAAGTGGACTgctgataattttcaaaattctgggattttattttaaattttcgataattttgaaCACTGTATCAACACATTCGTCAAAATAAGtgaatattaattgttttaattacaatttttcgaaTGGTTTTTGACTGTTGTCCATTGTAAGAagtgatacttttttttaacaacttatttttgtaaaataaattttattgaaattattaatcgGTTAAGtgattcattaataaataaataaatccttGAACTACAATCGCAAAGTGTGATgaaaagctgcttttttggtatgttatttggactctTAAGGGGAGTGTGAATCGTCGTTTtacaaccaaaaaaataataaatgcgaTATaggtttttttcagtttttgcacttcaattaaaaactatgagcttttgacattaaCATTCGATTACGACTACGCATGTCGAATAGTTTTTtagatatgatgcttgaaatatttacatGGTTCTTGATTGTgttaaatcgttagagatagaacaaaagtttaaaagtaaaaaatatttcttataaaaataaaaacaacttttattcgaaacaatttttcgtaaatatcatcgTTTTCTCGCAAATTTGGGCAAATAGGAAAACTTTTGCTTGCAAACCGTCGTCTCACACTTTCCTAAGGGTCCAATAACATAAGGGGACCAGccaaaaaagtagctttacatcttgttttgcgattttaatgtagaatatgACTGGTGTACGGtagtttaaaaagaaatagaGTTTGGGTAgagaaatagttttttaaacattaaaaactcgATTGCAGGtagcaataaaatttcaaattcaaaataaattttttgtcatcaATGGATTAATATTGAGTTAAAATAATCTTGGTCTACATGATTTTGGTAATAattgaattctttaaaaaattaagaaaagttattttttttttgcttttaattacTGAACTTCATTTTTCATAGCGAAAAAACATGACAACTAAATGATATCCaaagtttatttgtttgatCTCTCTCTATGATATCcaaatcgattctctgtacggtttattaGAAATTAACTACCAATGTTAGTGTTTTTTGGTATAATAgctcattttttgtaaaaacgcATTGacagttaatttctcataaatgtattaaaaagaatcgatatgaattatttataaaaaatatataaaggagtgactaattgataaataaaattttgcatttttcatAAAGATTTCAATTTTACAGGTGCCTTTGGTCTCGAAATaccttcaaatttcaaaacaattatttataatatatgtcaTATAAAATCATACCTTATatcaaaatagtataaaacaattaataaattacttatGTTAAATAGAACACAATAGAGAAAATTCAATGATATGTCAATTTAATATGTATTAGATACGTTAGCTACTATTAAATACTATATTGAATATACAAACAATAGATTTTCCTTCTATGCCATTTTCCTCTCTTCCCCGCAAATGCCATCTATCCATATACCTGTAACAACAACAACTAAAACATACGTCctacaaaacaatattattaactagCTGATAGAAAATTATAAGTTTCATTCCGAAAATCGACATCAAAACTTTTGAAGATGATTACCTTTCTGggtatttgcaaatttttttcaaagttttaatatattttttaacttgttcGATGCGATGACGTTGAAATGATAGAAGACTAAGCACCACAAATacctcaaaatattatttttatattcttaaaaatataaaaaatttaatttaaactgttCAATTTTGAGTCCCCTTTTTGTCTATGAgtgcaataatttattttattaggacAAACTTGGTCTGATATTTATTGGTCGTACTCATCACGGCTTTTATATGAATTCAAAAGAGTGAGACACAAGGCTACATAGTAAAAGTAAAAAGGGTTTCGAGTTAAATCGAACAAGAGAATCGTTAGTGGGATGAGTAAGGTATGGTATATATAAGTCGCGACAACCTGTCGacgacaaaataattaattgattgtgTGTAGAGAcgtagtatatatatatgtgctACGGATTTCTCTCTATACTAACAAAACAATTACCTGCTACTTATTGTAATAGAATTGTTATAATATATGTTTGTGAAACCGTACATATATAACTGAAATAGATCGGGCGATTctcatattaaaaaagttatttatgtgaATGCATCCATTATGGTCCACACATTCAACTTCAAAGAAAACTAAGACTATTTGAAGACTTTAAATAGCTAAATTTCGTATTTCCATATGAATATTGTATTCAATATATGCAACTTCAATAACAGGCCTTTTACGTTCAATAATATCGCATATTACAGTCtctcaaataaattgaaaaaagtttttttaaagaagtttttCTGAAGCTTCATTTTCTCTGCCCTAACTTGCAACTCCTTTAGTTCGTAATTTCATTGACTTTAATAATTCTAAGTTGTTGGTGACCGAATTGTGAATCTCACCCATCCTCGAATTTAGTTGAAAACACGAAAATTCATCGAAATCACTCACATCAGGACGAAGACGTTAATGAGcaaatcttaaaaactattagcCTGGCATTACTTTTgactgaaattttgtttttctcggGTTCAAATTACCCGATTATTGTTCAATTTGgggaaaaaaaaatcttaaggggtacccttcaAAAAGTTcgacaaaatagaaaaatataatttttctctgACTTTGTTAATAACCTATTTATAGAGttattttaagccaaaaattgcaaaaatcaactgaaaaatttgatttgaactatagttttcaaaattattgactATGTACGTTGCCAAATCCACATTTTCCTGTCTGGGTGCGGATAAGTATGTAATCTCTTAAAAACTACAAGCCCGGCATTACTTTTGacggaatttttgtttttcttatgtTCAGATTACCTATTTAAATGATTCTTGTCGAATTAAgggacaaaaatttttctcgattttatcgaaattattaaGGAGCTCCCCTTccaaaaaattcgagaaaatcgaaaaacataatttttctccaattttcataagttattttgacccagaaaCTGCAAAAATTGACTTGAAttacagttttcaaaataattgacttTATACGCAGTCAAATTCCCTCGTTTTGATTTTGGCTAAGGATGAGCCTAATCCAATAATTTATGTGCTCTCTATGTCATAAATTTGGCAGAAGAATGTTTCTATTTATTAGGCCACTCGTTATGTAACATCTCCGACCTATGATTTCTGTTTTTGAGTATTCAAAAGAGTTGATTGTATTTTACCATTATTCcatttattctattaaaatcgccttatctttaaatatatatctgtATAGGTTTgttttcatatagatatattttatcattgtgATGACGGTAACGTTAGGTGAATTATAGTAGTGTGAATCTACCTCTATACCTCTAAATGTTATTTTGACAATTACAAGattgtattcattttatataaataaaatagatatctgttttaattcaatttgataattttcattttgataaatgattattgaaatacaaaGTGAAGTAcgttgaaaaatttaacaaacttatATGTTTTTGATATGTTTCTCCTTTGAAtagatttgtattttatatttcccAGGtttctcaagtttgtaacgattataaatattgatactactaacaaaatttttttataaagtaatcaCAAACCGTCCGTCTGttcgttgaaatttttatagcatgttcAGAAGGTAAAATTCGAAAACTTCGTAAACGCAATACTTATAGGTCAATTGCGTCATGGTTTTATAGAGCCCATCTCTTATACCGTAacagatagaaaaaatattaaaattgttcgaaacattttttccactGACCATCTGAATTATGGTCATTTATCATACCGTCATCACAAATTACCGTcatttgtgcaaaaaaaaaaattctttgggCGGTTTTTACGGTCcaatcaaacaatttttcatcGTAAGTCTCAAGTATTTTCATTCCagtcatttttttggaaacgtcCCTAAGCTGAAATTCCTTTAAAGATAAATGAAAAGATCGATTCAACTTATGGTTacagatttttcattttcagtttGCACGAAAATAACAGACgagtaagtaaataatttttggcttacGTTAATATTCCTACTTTAatagaaataagaaataatttcatataaaagtctagtcaaaaatttgttttgaatggGGACACAAATTGTATCaaacatttatcattttttgtctGGAAAATGAAAAGTCTGTGGCTgtcacttttatttaataatattgacttatttttttattaacctccgaactaaaagaaagggtgttataagtttgaccactatgtgtgtgtgctgcgtgtttgtctgtggcatcgtatcgcctgaacgaatgaaccgattctaattttttaagtttaatttaaaaggtaatttaaaggagagtgttcttagctatgtttcaagtgcaaacatagctaggtttccgtacccgaaaaaagtaaaaattggcgatgatcttcaaaatcaattcagtttggaaaaggcatgacatataaataattactatataaataattactatggtcaaataaatctggttcaattcatttctgaaagtgaaatggtaaaataattaggtaatttaaaacaatacttcAAAAGAACAAtgttaactaaaatatttcaatttcaattaaaatattttcaaaaatttgtcccaaaaaatga
This genomic interval from Chrysoperla carnea chromosome 1, inChrCarn1.1, whole genome shotgun sequence contains the following:
- the LOC123294516 gene encoding luciferin sulfotransferase-like produces the protein MSTIKYQKIDPNNSNDPIDKKLYKYLINDFRKGYIEVTDKKYVFTQYYTEFIEKIENFEVYDTDIFVMSHPKTGTTWTQEMVWCIGNNLDVSDEYLYLRFPWLEGTTQFDLRDASNALPSFFYNEFFTNSLEYVRKKPHPRFIKTQLPWDLLPRQIRTGERKPKIIYVYRNPKDTCVSFYHHYVNIKSFGGDFNDFVELFLNGRYSFGPYPAQILSVFQEKHRNNVLILKYEEMKRDLNAVIQEVCKFLNKNYSEADLVKLQKHLSFEAMKTNKAVNFDLLFGEGKFMRAGIVAKKHDN